The window AAAATCACCAGCGGCCTGGGTATAAATTAAATAATCATCATATAAATAAGCTTTATCAGAATCTGAGCACTCTATTACTTTTGCCTTATCGCTTCCGGGGATAAGTGTTTGTGCTTGGGATTGCATTCCAATTGCTGCGAATACGGCAGCAGATAATATTGATATAATGATTACTTTCATACTAAAAAAGATACATTGAGATCTTGTCCTATCAAGGAGCTAGTTCACTATAGACAAAATAATACTGACCCTCAAACTGACGGGTAAGAAGCGATAGTAATCCTACGCTTTATTCTGGGTCAAAAAATTAAGTTAAAAACGCCACTATCAACCGGCTTAACCGATCTCAGATTCAACACCTTTGGAGGCTTTGAACTTAAGAACATTTTTAGCAGGTATCTGGATGCTCTGGCCCGTTGAGGGGTTTCTTCCCATACGAGCGGCTCTGTGGGTAACTTTAAAAGTACCAAGACCTGTAAGAGGTACGCTACCGTCGCTCTTTAGTCCGCTTTTGATTGCAGCAATAATTGCATCATAAGCTTTATCCGCATCCGTCTTACTGATCCCAGCGTTCTCGGCAATTTTACCAATCAACTCACTTTTAGTCATATTAATTCCTCCTTGGACTCATATTTTACTACAAAACACTGGTGTTTTGCAATTATTTTTTGTTTTTATATTTTGTATAGATATTGGGCTTATTGCCCGGCTCTACATCGGTATTCCCTTATTGGCAATCTGGTTTCAGTCTCCAAGGTATAGTTTTCTTTCTGCTCATAGAGAACATTTAGCCCTTTATCTTTCCAGCTTTGAGATTTGGGGCATGGAATATTTTCTATAACACCGGGCTCAGGGACAAGCGTTTTGTAGAAAGTAAGGACGCCGTCCTTCAGAGCAGGATCTGAATATTCTGTAAGTAATATCAGCCTTTTAGTGGCCAAATCATAGACAGACAATATTCTCTGCTCGGGCTCAGTGCCTTGATCTAAAAATAGATAATTCTTATAAAGCCCGGCAAAAAAATTATTTTCCCCTGTCTCACGTGCGCTAATGATATGAGATGCGGTTTTTCTATCTAGAGTGCATGGATTTCCCTGCGAAACATCTGGCGAGTAAAGAAAAATATTCATGCCCCAATGCTCAGGAGAGGGCTCAACGTGGATTTCATAATTGTTATATAAATACGCTTTTCCCTTTGCGCAATCTTTAATAATTGGATTTTCTGTGCCAGGAATTAAACCTGCATCTCCTGCTGATATGGTTTTTTTATTTGGCCCTCCGCACGCTAATAGGGCTAATAGACTAATCAGAAATATTGATTTAAGCATATTTTATCTTACAGGATATTGATTAATTTTCGCAACCTTTTATAGACTTAATAAATCATAATAATTGGTATAGGATGAGCAAAATTTAGGTTATAATAAAAATCGGTAGGTACTATATATGTTAAGACTCAGCTCATTAGTTCTCATAATTTTAGGTATTTTCATACTCATCCCTATAACACTTCATGCGCAAGGAGAGTTGTCAATAAAGCCGGGTAAATATAGACTTTCTAAGACAACAAAAACAAGTTTTGATACCGTTCCTGCAAGCAGAACCACAGAAGAGTGCATTACAGATCCAGACCTTGATCCTCAATCAATTTTGCCCAACAAGGAAAACTGTACAATTAGCAATATGAAAACCTCCGATAATCAAACAAGCTTTGATTTTACATGCGAGAATGTTGGAAAATCCTCTACACTAAAAGGTTATGCAGAATATAGCACCGACGGAGATAAAATTTCTAGTAGTATAAGGCTCAAGGGTCTTTATCAGGGTAAGGAACTTATAGTAGAGTCCAGCGGCAGTGGTGAGAGAATAGGTGATTGCACCCCTGAGCCTGAATTTGCTGAATAGAAATATAATGCATCCTTTTAATCTTAAAAATACTAGGTTGACATAGAAACGACATTTGTTGTAGAATCAACTTCGATGGGTAAGTCTATCTTTTTGAATAGTATTAAAACTATTTTGAACATATGGCTATAAAAAATAGTTCATTTAAAGGTTGTGCCTAATTTAAGCCCAGGCAGGTCTCTCCTTGTACCTGCCTGGGCTTAATTATTTGCAAACTATCAAACAATTTATTGTTGTATTCCACTTTTGTTTCCTTATAATTAGTTCTAAATTGTAATACAAATTCCAAACCAAACGGAGGGAAATATGTATAAATACTTAGTTCTACTTTCAGTTTTACTATTAGCACCGGCAATAGATTCAATGGCCCAAGATGACTCTATTGATGTTGTTCCTGGCAACTACTTAGTTACAACAATTACGGAATCGAGCTTTTCACAAACTCCGGAAACAAATGATGATAATGAATGTATGAATGAAAATACAGTCAGCGTGAAGGATTTCTTGCCGGATGATAATGCTTGCAATGCTACTAACATCAAGAAAAGCGGAAATAAATTAACCTTT is drawn from Thermodesulfobacteriota bacterium and contains these coding sequences:
- a CDS encoding HU family DNA-binding protein: MTKSELIGKIAENAGISKTDADKAYDAIIAAIKSGLKSDGSVPLTGLGTFKVTHRAARMGRNPSTGQSIQIPAKNVLKFKASKGVESEIG
- a CDS encoding DUF3617 family protein, giving the protein MYKYLVLLSVLLLAPAIDSMAQDDSIDVVPGNYLVTTITESSFSQTPETNDDNECMNENTVSVKDFLPDDNACNATNIKKSGNKLTFDIKCNQAQGMPAMNGSAEVSATKKTVYSKYKMAGDFQGTKFTVDSESKGKLTGPCK
- a CDS encoding DUF3617 family protein, yielding MLRLSSLVLIILGIFILIPITLHAQGELSIKPGKYRLSKTTKTSFDTVPASRTTEECITDPDLDPQSILPNKENCTISNMKTSDNQTSFDFTCENVGKSSTLKGYAEYSTDGDKISSSIRLKGLYQGKELIVESSGSGERIGDCTPEPEFAE